The proteins below are encoded in one region of Helianthus annuus cultivar XRQ/B chromosome 2, HanXRQr2.0-SUNRISE, whole genome shotgun sequence:
- the LOC110912332 gene encoding uncharacterized protein LOC110912332 isoform X1: MNINVFKHTSCLRGESPLIHGSNRKSLKVTSSKGSVQSDEYKTRVRRSKSRTNPVKLSYSAWDSKQKVQRIHVNCTSDTDVTTEGSLAIHGMFKRWLTVLPLVPRNQDETFFLIHRILKWIRCNFLGMDATIKIPAIIFIPLFLTVNVKYRAHVTKELLPLWICGPLLIALYIKTLQVLCSLYVFSFEQSVKLLTTLHGKVIAVHFWQHVVNFMNLDHKHELKRIWKDFQVWLVDTGLDFVGSVWSYRKMIVVLKMAKIM; this comes from the exons ATGAATATAAATGTATTTAAACATACATCTTGTTTGCG TGGGGAGTCCCCTCTTATCCATGGATCAAATCGTAAATCTTTAAAAGTAACATCTTCTAAAGGTAGTGTACAGAGTGATGAATATAAAACCCGAGTCAGGCGGTCAAAGTCCAGAACGAATCCGGTCAAACTTTCATACTCCGCGTGGGACAGTAAACAAAAGGTTCAGCGTATTCATGTTAACTGCACCTCTGATACAGATGTAACCACAGAAGGGTCTCTAGCCATTCATGGCATGTTTAAAAGGTGGTTGACGGTTTTGCCCCTGGTTCCGCGAAATCAAGATGAAACATTTTTCTTAATACACAGGATTTTGAAATGGATTCGGTGCAACTTTTTGGGCATGGATGCAACCATAAAGATTCCTGCAATTATATT CATTCCCCTATTTTTGACCGTGAACGTGAAATATCGGGCCCACGTCACGAAGGAACTGCTCCCTTTGTGGATCTGCGGGCCTTTACTGATTGCTCTCTACATCAAAACGCTTCAAGTGCTATGCTCACTCTATGTTTTCAGCTTCGAGCAGTCGGTCAAACTGTTGACCACGTTACATGGAAAGGTCATAGCTGTCCATTTTTGGCAACATGTGGTCAACTTCATGAACCTTGACCACAAACATGAGTTGAAAAGAATATGGAAGGACTTTCAAGTATGGCTTGTTGACACGGGTCTGGACTTTGTTGGATCGGTGTGGTCTTATCGCAAAATGATCGTGGTTTTGAAGATGGCTAAGATCATGTAA
- the LOC110912359 gene encoding uncharacterized protein LOC110912359 produces MTLKIGSISCVSTSLSSSFHPTKTPQVSLPPRLHDCRQLKIGVNTRCSLHRRWNTNQRLSNRRFIFSASINESISDSEMEPDFNTDQEDEIDDDILIEDDVASKKIEPAEVSRGRPGFISFYNQSYKKEPEIIVSTITTTNQTNLLWFVGPGVLVASFIFPSLYMRKILSAVFEDSLLTDFLILFFTEALFYCGVGMFLFIVDHLRGPVNAKNSPIPSPQLVYRITSVAALVLSLMIPMVTMGLVWPWTGPAASATLAPYLVGIVVQFAFEQYARYIKSPSWPLIPVIFQVYRLHQLNRAAQLVTALSFTVRGAESTPHNLAINTSLGMLLNVLQGLGVICIWSLSSFLMRFLPSATITEQ; encoded by the exons ATGACACTCAAAATCGGTTCAATATCTTGTGTTTCCACATCTTTATCTTCTTCATTCCACCCCACAAAAACCCCACAG GTCAGCTTACCACCAAGATTACATGACTGTAGACAGCTGAAAATCGGAG TTAATACAAGATGTTCCCTACACCGAAGATGGAACACAAACCAAAGGCTCTCAAACCGACGATTTATATTCTCCGCATCTATTAACGAGTCAATCTCCGACAGTGAGATGGAACCAGATTTTAATACAGACCAAGAAGATGAAATTGATGATGATATTCTAATCGAAGATGACGTGGCATCTAAAAAAATTGAACCTGCTGAAGTTAGTAGAGGAAGGCCCGGTTTTATATCGTTTTATAATCAAAGTTACAAAAAAGAACCTGAAATTATTGTATCTACAATCACCACTACCAACCAAACCAATCTTTTATGGTTTGTGGGTCCCGGTGTTCTTGTAGCCTCGTTCATTTTCCCATCGCTTTACATGCGAAAAATCCTCTCCGCTGTTTTTGAGGACTCGTTATTGACAG ATTTCCTCATATTATTCTTCACCGAAGCACTTTTCTACTGTGGGGTAGGCATGTTCCTTTTCATAGTAGACCACTTGCGTGGGCCCGTTAATGCGAAAAATAGCCCGATCCCTTCACCTCAACTGGTGTACCGAATCACATCCGTGGCTGCGTTGGTTCTTAGTCTTATGATTCCTATGGTCACAATGGGCCTCGTTTGGCCATGGACCGGCCCAGCAGCTTCCGCTACACTTGCACCGTATCTTGTCGGCATTGTTGTGCAGTTTGCGTTTGAGCAGTATGCAAGATACATCAAGTCGCCTTCTTGGCCTCTCATTCCCGTCATCTTTCAG GTGTATAGATTGCACCAACTAAACCGAGCGGCACAACTTGTGACCGCACTTTCGTTCACAGTTAGAGGGGCGGAATCGACACCACATAATTTGGCCATAAATACTTCATTGGGTATGCTTTTGAATGTTCTTCAAGGTCTTGGGGTCATTTGTATTTGGTCTCTTTCTAGTTTTCTTATGCGGTTTTTACCATCCGCTACAATAACCGAACAATGA
- the LOC110912332 gene encoding uncharacterized protein LOC110912332 isoform X2, with protein sequence MNINVFKHTSCLRGESPLIHGSNRKSLKVTSSKGSVQSDEYKTRVRRSKSRTNPVKLSYSAWDSKQKVQRIHVNCTSDTDVTTEGSLAIHGMFKRWLTVLPLVPRNQDETFFLIHRILKWIRCNFLGMDATIKIPAIIFFEQSVKLLTTLHGKVIAVHFWQHVVNFMNLDHKHELKRIWKDFQVWLVDTGLDFVGSVWSYRKMIVVLKMAKIM encoded by the exons ATGAATATAAATGTATTTAAACATACATCTTGTTTGCG TGGGGAGTCCCCTCTTATCCATGGATCAAATCGTAAATCTTTAAAAGTAACATCTTCTAAAGGTAGTGTACAGAGTGATGAATATAAAACCCGAGTCAGGCGGTCAAAGTCCAGAACGAATCCGGTCAAACTTTCATACTCCGCGTGGGACAGTAAACAAAAGGTTCAGCGTATTCATGTTAACTGCACCTCTGATACAGATGTAACCACAGAAGGGTCTCTAGCCATTCATGGCATGTTTAAAAGGTGGTTGACGGTTTTGCCCCTGGTTCCGCGAAATCAAGATGAAACATTTTTCTTAATACACAGGATTTTGAAATGGATTCGGTGCAACTTTTTGGGCATGGATGCAACCATAAAGATTCCTGCAATTATATT CTTCGAGCAGTCGGTCAAACTGTTGACCACGTTACATGGAAAGGTCATAGCTGTCCATTTTTGGCAACATGTGGTCAACTTCATGAACCTTGACCACAAACATGAGTTGAAAAGAATATGGAAGGACTTTCAAGTATGGCTTGTTGACACGGGTCTGGACTTTGTTGGATCGGTGTGGTCTTATCGCAAAATGATCGTGGTTTTGAAGATGGCTAAGATCATGTAA